One stretch of Anolis sagrei isolate rAnoSag1 chromosome 11, rAnoSag1.mat, whole genome shotgun sequence DNA includes these proteins:
- the TMEM250 gene encoding transmembrane protein 250, translating to MPVIPIPRRVRSFHGPHTTCLHSACGPVRSAPLVRTKYHNFDLYLKSRWMYGFIRFLLYFSCSLFTSLLWVALSLLFGLQYLGIRVFLRFQYKLSVILLLLGRRRVDFGLLNELLIYGIHVTMLLVGGLGWCFMVFVDM from the coding sequence ATGCCGGTCATCCCCATTCCCCGTCGGGTGCGCTCTTTCCACGGGCCCCACACCACCTGCCTGCACTCAGCCTGCGGGCCGGTCCGGAGTGCACCCTTGGTGCGTACCAAGTACCACAACTTCGACCTCTACCTGAAGTCCCGCTGGATGTACGGCTTCATCCGCTTCTTGCTGTACTTCAGCTGCAGCCTCTTCACCTCCCTGCTCTGGGTGGCGCTCTCCCTCTTGTTCGGTCTCCAGTACCTCGGCATCCGGGTCTTCCTCCGCTTCCAGTACAAGCTCTCCGTCATCCTGCTCCTGCTGGGGAGGCGGCGGGTGGACTTCGGTCTCCTCAACGAACTTCTCATCTACGGCATCCACGTCACCATGCTCCTGGTGGGCGGCCTGGGCTGGTGCTTCATGGTCTTTGTGGATAtgtga